The candidate division KSB1 bacterium DNA segment AAGTTGGCGCTCTGGAAGTCGTAGCAGAGCGCAACGCCATTCTAAGTGCTTCTCGAACCGGGGCAGCCACTTCGGTGAGCCGAGAAGCGATCATTACTCTGCCAACCATTACTGGTAGGATTGAGGATTTTGTCCGCTTGACGCCACAATATAACCCCAACGGCTCGGGCTATGGTTCATCCTTTGCTGGGCAAGACGGACGACTGAATAATATCACGGTAGACGGATCTTATTTCAACAATTCTTTCGGACTGGCCAGCCAGCCAGGCGACCGTACCGGTGTGGCGCCAATTTCATTAGAAGCGATCGAACAGCTTCAGGTGAACATTTCGCCTTACGACGTTCGCGAAGGTAACTTCGTCGGCGCTAATGTGAATACCGTAACCAAAAGCGGCACCAACGAATTCTCAGCGTCCATCTATGGGCAAACCCGAAATCAGGACTGGGTTGGGACCAAAGCTCGAGAAAATAAAGTTGATCCTGGGACATTCAAATATAATCGCTTTGGTGCGCGGGTAAGTGGCCCGATTCTCAAAAACAAATTATTTTTCTTCTTGAACTACGAAGGCGATAAGCTTACCCAACCAGGGACGACTTTCCGCGCAAATAGAGGCGGTGAAACTGTAGGTGGGAATATCACTCGTGTGTTGGCTTCGGATCTGGATGCGCTGAGCCAGTATCTCAAAACCAATTTTGGTTACGACACTGGCCCATATGAAGGCTACAATCACTATACCCCCGCCACCCGATTTATTGCCAAACTGGATTATAACCTCAATGAGCGAAATAAAATCAGCTTACGCTACAACCATCTCGATTCTGAAACGGATGTGCTGCTGTCAAATTCCTCTTCTCTTGGATTTGGCAACCGAAGAAGCAGCACCACGGGATTGAATTTCCAGAATTCCAATTACATCATCATGGAGAATATCCGCTCCATCGTTGGAGAATGGAACTCGATGATCGGGAAAAATATGGCCAACAACCTCATCGTTGGTTACACTTACAATGACGAAAGCCGAAAATCCCGCGGTTCTTTCTTCCCATTCGTGGACATCAAAGAAGGTGGCTCGGTCTACACCTCGTTCGGGTTTGAGCCATTCACACCCAATAATGAATTGCGCTATGGCAGCTATCAATTGCAGAATAATTTTATGCTCTATCTGCATCAGCATAGCTTGACCTTTGGCTTGAGCCTCGAGCGCTATCGCTCGGAAAACGTCTTCTTCCCTGGTTCGCAAAGCGTTTACGTCTATAACTCGCTGGCCGATTTCTATACAGATGCCAACGATTATTTAGCGAATCCCAATCGCACGGTTTCGCCGGTGACGCTGGAGCGATTCCAAGTGCGCTGGTCCAATATTCCTGGGCAAACCAAGCCGATTCAACCGCTCAAGGTCATTTACGCGGGTGTCTATGCTCAGGATGAATGGCAGGTCTCTAAAAACTTTCAAGTCACGGCTGGCTTGCGATTGGACGTCCCGTTCTTCGGCGATACTGGATACGAGAACTATAAAGCCGATGCACTGACCTTCATGGATGAGTATGGTAAGCCCGTCCAATATAAAACCAAAAAGCTGCCAGATCCGAATATTCTCTGGTCACCACGGCTGGGCTTCAACTTGGATATTACTGGTGATCGCTCCACCCAATTGCGCGGTGGCACCGGCATTTTCACTGGCCGACCCGCCTATGTGTGGATCTCCAACCAGATCGGCAACACTGGGGTGCTAACCGGCTTCGAGCGCAAGGATAAAACCACCGAACGACCGTTCCATCCTGATCCCAATCATTATAAGCCCAAGGATGTGACTGGTGAGCCGGCCAAGACCTATGAATTGGCATTGACCGATCCGAATTTCAAATTCCCACAAGTTTGGCGCAGCAACCTCGCGATTGATCAGCGACTGCCATTCGGATTCATCGGGACTGCCGAAATTATGTACAGTAAGGACGTGAATGGCATCTATTACATCAATGCCAATTTAAAAGCCCCAGACTCTAGATTTGTCGGACCGGATAGCCGCCCGCGCTGGACCTCCGGCAATAAGATCAATGCTGAGGTGGATAACGCCATTGTCTTGAAGAATCAGAACGTGGGCTATTTCTGGGATTTTACGGTAGCGTTAGAGCGGCCGTTCAGCCATGGTCTGTTCGCCAAAGCTGCCTATAGCTACGGCATTTCCAAGAACACCATAGATCCGGGTTCTATCGCTTTTGGTTCGTGGAATAATAATCCGCACTCTGGCGATCCCAATAATCCGGGCGTCTCCTTCGCTACTACCTCCCCTGGACATCGTGTGTTAGGCTCAATATCTTATCGCAAGGAATATTTTAATTTTGGCGCCACCACTTTCTCGCTTTTCCTCGATGGATATTCATTGGGAACGGCCAGTTATGTGTTTAGCGGCGACCTGAACGGCGATGGCGGCACGGCCAATGATCTCATTTACATCCACAAGGATAAATCTGAAATGAACTTTCAGACTTATACATCCGGGGGTGTGACATTCACTGCTGAACAGCAAGCCGACGCCTGGGAGGCATTCATTAAGCAGGATAAATATCTGAGCAAACATCGCGGTGAATACGCCGAGCGCAACGGCATTCAGTTGCCCATGGTGTTCCGCGCTGATTTCAGCATCACTCAGGATCTGTTCACCGATCTGTTCGAAAAGCGAAATAGCTTGCAATTCCGAATTAACTTTATGAACGTCACCAATTTGCTGAATAAGAATTGGGGCGTCGGACAACGGTTGGTCACTACTTCGCCATTGATCATTTCAGGCAGCCCTGCTGATGCCCAAGGCCGGCCAATTTATCGTCTGCGAAATATCGGCGGCAAACTCATCAGCAAATCTTACGAATACACCGCTGGCATTGCCGATGTGTTCAGGATCATGCTCAGCCTGAGATACAATTTCAACTAAAATCTTTTCAAATGAACTAAAAGCCGCTTCATCAATGAAGCGGCTTTTTTCTTTTTGAGAAGAGGGATTTTAGTTGTTGATTTTTGAAATTAATTTTTGTATATTTTTCGTCGCAATTGCATCGAGTCCTTAATAATCCTATCATGATAACATGAAAGCAAAATTTTGTCCTATTCTTGCATGCTTGCTTGGATTGCTTCATAGCCAACTTAACGGCCAAAATTTGGATCGTGTTCTCAAATTGATCTTCAAGTCAACGATTGACGATAATACCAAATATACGACGGTTGGCAATATAGGGCTAACCATTACCAATTTCGGCACGATCGGCGACGGCTTCGTCATCCAAACACCAGTAGACCAGCCCTCGTGCGAATATCCGAGAGGCTCTGGCATCGAGCATATGTTTGAT contains these protein-coding regions:
- a CDS encoding carboxypeptidase regulatory-like domain-containing protein is translated as MEKMKYLVSVILLLFIVPNLVWSQGLTTAAMSGSVTSTSGEPLAGANVVAMHVPSGVIFGAATRNDGNFNITGMRVGGPYTVTVSYIGYKTQKIENVYLNLGQNLRLEFKLPEEALEVGALEVVAERNAILSASRTGAATSVSREAIITLPTITGRIEDFVRLTPQYNPNGSGYGSSFAGQDGRLNNITVDGSYFNNSFGLASQPGDRTGVAPISLEAIEQLQVNISPYDVREGNFVGANVNTVTKSGTNEFSASIYGQTRNQDWVGTKARENKVDPGTFKYNRFGARVSGPILKNKLFFFLNYEGDKLTQPGTTFRANRGGETVGGNITRVLASDLDALSQYLKTNFGYDTGPYEGYNHYTPATRFIAKLDYNLNERNKISLRYNHLDSETDVLLSNSSSLGFGNRRSSTTGLNFQNSNYIIMENIRSIVGEWNSMIGKNMANNLIVGYTYNDESRKSRGSFFPFVDIKEGGSVYTSFGFEPFTPNNELRYGSYQLQNNFMLYLHQHSLTFGLSLERYRSENVFFPGSQSVYVYNSLADFYTDANDYLANPNRTVSPVTLERFQVRWSNIPGQTKPIQPLKVIYAGVYAQDEWQVSKNFQVTAGLRLDVPFFGDTGYENYKADALTFMDEYGKPVQYKTKKLPDPNILWSPRLGFNLDITGDRSTQLRGGTGIFTGRPAYVWISNQIGNTGVLTGFERKDKTTERPFHPDPNHYKPKDVTGEPAKTYELALTDPNFKFPQVWRSNLAIDQRLPFGFIGTAEIMYSKDVNGIYYINANLKAPDSRFVGPDSRPRWTSGNKINAEVDNAIVLKNQNVGYFWDFTVALERPFSHGLFAKAAYSYGISKNTIDPGSIAFGSWNNNPHSGDPNNPGVSFATTSPGHRVLGSISYRKEYFNFGATTFSLFLDGYSLGTASYVFSGDLNGDGGTANDLIYIHKDKSEMNFQTYTSGGVTFTAEQQADAWEAFIKQDKYLSKHRGEYAERNGIQLPMVFRADFSITQDLFTDLFEKRNSLQFRINFMNVTNLLNKNWGVGQRLVTTSPLIISGSPADAQGRPIYRLRNIGGKLISKSYEYTAGIADVFRIMLSLRYNFN